The Actinobacillus equuli genome includes a window with the following:
- a CDS encoding MIP/aquaporin family protein yields MERSLKGACIAEFIGTGLIIFFGVGCVAAAQLAGATFGLWEIAIMWGVGVALAVYTTAGVSGAHLNPAVTVALWKFACFDGKKVLPYIVSQFLGAFTAAALVYFLYKDLFSAAEAAKNIVRGESVGFAGVFSTYPHEHISVVQAFCVEAVITMALMALILALTDDGNGVPKGPMAPLLIGLLIAAIGGAFGPLTGFAMNPARDFGPKVFAFFAGWGDVAFTGARDIPYFLVPLIAPFVGALVGAWGYRRFIGKNLPCNCEK; encoded by the coding sequence ATGGAAAGATCGTTAAAAGGCGCCTGTATTGCTGAATTTATTGGAACGGGGCTGATTATCTTTTTCGGTGTGGGGTGTGTTGCTGCAGCGCAATTAGCCGGTGCAACATTTGGTTTATGGGAAATTGCGATTATGTGGGGTGTTGGTGTTGCACTTGCCGTTTATACGACAGCCGGTGTGTCCGGAGCTCATCTTAATCCGGCAGTGACTGTTGCACTTTGGAAGTTTGCGTGTTTTGACGGTAAAAAAGTGCTTCCTTATATCGTTTCTCAATTTTTAGGCGCATTTACTGCGGCTGCCTTAGTCTATTTCTTATATAAAGATCTCTTTTCTGCTGCGGAAGCAGCAAAGAATATCGTGCGCGGTGAAAGCGTAGGTTTTGCCGGTGTTTTTTCGACCTATCCTCATGAACATATCAGCGTAGTACAAGCGTTTTGTGTTGAAGCAGTGATTACAATGGCATTAATGGCTTTAATTCTCGCGTTAACTGATGATGGTAACGGCGTACCGAAAGGCCCGATGGCACCGTTATTAATCGGTTTATTAATTGCTGCTATTGGCGGTGCGTTTGGTCCGCTTACCGGTTTTGCGATGAATCCGGCTCGTGATTTTGGTCCGAAAGTATTTGCATTCTTCGCCGGTTGGGGCGATGTCGCATTTACCGGTGCACGTGATATTCCTTATTTCCTTGTTCCTCTGATTGCACCATTTGTTGGCGCATTAGTCGGCGCGTGGGGTTATCGCCGTTTTATTGGTAAAAACTTACCGTGTAACTGCGAAAAATAA
- the corC gene encoding CNNM family magnesium/cobalt transport protein CorC (CorC(YbeX) belongs to the Cyclin M Mg2+ Exporter (CNNM) family, and was characterized as belonging to a set of three proteins, at least one of which must be present for CorA to function.), with translation MSDEQQSVNSQDKKSFLHSIFSGLFQSEPKNREDLVEVIRDSVENELIDSDTKEMIEGVMEISELRVRDIMIPRPQIVYIDANLPLEACVDLIIESAHSRFPVILDDGKDTVQGILLAKDLLKYLRSDSEPFNMQAILRSAVIVPESKRVDRMLKEFRSERFHMAIVVDEFGAVSGLVTIEDILEQIVGDIEDEFDEEEIEPIRQLSRHTYAVSALTDIEKFNETFATEFTDEEVDTVGGLVMQAFGHLPQRGEQIQLEGIDFKVTSADSRRLIQLRVTVPDEQLEKMEQLITNEE, from the coding sequence ATGAGTGATGAACAGCAAAGCGTGAATTCGCAAGATAAGAAATCGTTTTTACATTCTATTTTTAGTGGTTTGTTTCAATCCGAGCCTAAAAATCGTGAAGATTTAGTCGAAGTAATTCGTGATTCGGTTGAAAATGAACTGATTGATAGCGATACCAAAGAAATGATTGAAGGGGTAATGGAAATATCCGAACTTCGTGTACGTGATATTATGATTCCCCGCCCGCAAATTGTTTATATTGATGCCAATTTACCGCTTGAAGCCTGCGTGGATTTGATTATTGAATCCGCTCACTCACGTTTTCCCGTAATACTAGATGATGGAAAAGATACTGTACAAGGTATTTTACTGGCAAAAGATTTGCTGAAATACCTACGTTCTGATTCCGAACCGTTTAATATGCAAGCTATCTTGCGCTCGGCGGTTATTGTGCCGGAAAGTAAACGCGTTGATCGAATGTTAAAAGAATTCCGTTCGGAACGCTTCCATATGGCGATTGTTGTGGACGAGTTTGGGGCTGTATCGGGCTTAGTTACGATTGAAGATATTCTCGAACAAATTGTCGGCGATATTGAAGACGAATTTGATGAAGAAGAAATCGAGCCGATTCGTCAGCTTTCTCGTCATACTTATGCAGTATCGGCACTGACTGATATTGAAAAATTCAATGAAACCTTTGCGACCGAATTTACCGATGAAGAAGTGGATACGGTGGGCGGTTTAGTAATGCAAGCATTTGGGCATCTTCCTCAGCGAGGCGAACAAATTCAATTAGAAGGCATTGATTTTAAAGTTACTTCTGCCGATAGCCGCCGTCTGATTCAATTACGCGTTACCGTACCGGATGAACAGCTGGAAAAAATGGAACAGCTGATCACCAACGAAGAATAA
- the lnt gene encoding apolipoprotein N-acyltransferase, translating to MKFVKNPSILTACLLAAVLGSIGTLAYSPFDIWGLIYLSAAGLIWSATLPQRKTALWATFAWSLGCFCVGVNWVHVSMTQFGGVPLVVSYIAVFLLACYLAIYNLLFSYIAQRFQIRNPFALAAIFTFTEYLRGVVFTGFPWLQFGYTQIDSPFAGIAPLLGVEGLTFFVMVVSGYFVLLVKKSAKTTTSLATLAVLCGLAFASKFIPFVQIDEQKQPLNVSLVQGNIEQKMKWDPAHFDYTLQTYQRLISPLLGKSDVIVLPESAIPALETQIYPLLSQLQQVAAEKGSEVIIGTLYQNENEQLFNSAVVLGNQSQPYDLHNSARYNKHHLVPFGEYVPFGSVLDWMRDVFILPINLSQGEFVQQPLFAKKRKFNMAICYEVIFGHQMQQNQQAQQSDYLLTITNDAWFGASIGPWQHFQMARMRALELGKPLLRAANTGITAVIGAKGEIIEQIPQFEANVLTTQIQPLKGETLFAKTGSWLIYALNLFCLILVFARFRKK from the coding sequence ATGAAATTTGTAAAAAATCCATCAATTTTAACCGCTTGTTTGCTTGCTGCTGTCCTCGGCAGCATAGGCACACTCGCCTATTCCCCTTTTGATATTTGGGGGCTCATCTACCTTTCCGCTGCTGGCTTAATTTGGTCGGCAACACTTCCGCAGCGTAAAACCGCACTTTGGGCAACTTTTGCTTGGTCGCTCGGCTGCTTTTGTGTCGGGGTAAATTGGGTACACGTCAGTATGACTCAATTCGGTGGCGTACCGCTTGTGGTGAGCTATATCGCAGTGTTTTTATTGGCTTGCTATCTTGCCATTTATAATTTGCTGTTCAGCTACATTGCCCAACGTTTCCAAATCCGCAACCCTTTTGCACTTGCGGCGATTTTTACCTTTACCGAATATCTGCGAGGCGTAGTCTTTACCGGTTTCCCTTGGCTGCAATTCGGTTATACGCAAATTGACAGCCCGTTTGCCGGTATTGCGCCACTGTTAGGTGTTGAAGGACTCACATTCTTTGTGATGGTTGTAAGCGGTTACTTTGTGTTATTAGTAAAAAAATCTGCAAAAACGACCACTTCTCTTGCTACCTTAGCGGTACTATGCGGATTAGCATTTGCCTCCAAATTTATTCCGTTTGTGCAAATTGATGAGCAAAAACAACCGCTTAACGTAAGTCTTGTACAAGGTAACATTGAGCAAAAGATGAAATGGGATCCGGCACATTTCGATTATACGTTACAAACCTATCAGCGTTTAATCAGCCCATTATTAGGTAAGAGTGATGTGATTGTATTGCCTGAATCAGCCATTCCGGCATTAGAAACGCAAATTTATCCGCTACTTAGCCAACTTCAGCAAGTTGCCGCAGAAAAAGGCAGTGAAGTGATCATCGGTACACTTTACCAAAATGAAAACGAGCAATTATTTAATAGTGCGGTGGTGTTAGGTAATCAATCGCAACCTTATGATTTGCATAATAGCGCACGTTACAATAAACACCATTTAGTGCCGTTCGGCGAATATGTGCCTTTCGGCTCGGTATTGGATTGGATGCGTGATGTGTTTATTCTGCCGATTAATTTATCGCAAGGCGAATTTGTGCAACAGCCTCTTTTCGCTAAAAAGCGTAAATTTAATATGGCGATTTGCTATGAGGTAATTTTCGGTCACCAAATGCAACAAAACCAACAAGCACAGCAATCGGATTATTTATTGACAATTACCAATGATGCCTGGTTTGGTGCCTCTATCGGCCCTTGGCAGCATTTCCAAATGGCAAGAATGCGCGCACTCGAATTAGGCAAGCCGCTACTCCGTGCGGCAAACACCGGGATTACAGCGGTTATCGGTGCTAAAGGCGAGATTATCGAACAGATTCCTCAATTTGAAGCGAATGTACTGACCACACAAATTCAGCCGCTCAAAGGCGAAACCCTATTCGCTAAAACAGGTAGCTGGCTAATTTATGCACTCAACCTATTTTGCCTGATCTTGGTTTTTGCAAGATTTAGAAAGAAATAG
- a CDS encoding curli polymerization inhibitor CsgI-related protein, which produces MKLAKIAVAVATLAVSSFSIAGTLTTSDSVELLAFDGQKVAKGTAGLSIDSKVHQVVVSVSDIVDGSYFSIDPVILTFNGTDEDAKIVTPKFTSSFAVDKFRKELDFKIETVSGKEISYKRDLLKGEGFAPNSRVEDNLAKYNASKAVASVSDFANAALESKGQMVIETANVKEEQLQILFKKADKETQKRFLAWAKKQQ; this is translated from the coding sequence ATGAAATTAGCGAAGATTGCAGTTGCGGTTGCAACACTGGCGGTCAGTTCATTTTCTATCGCCGGTACTTTGACTACATCGGATAGCGTAGAGTTATTAGCGTTTGATGGTCAGAAAGTAGCGAAAGGCACAGCAGGATTATCAATTGATAGTAAAGTGCATCAGGTGGTTGTGAGTGTAAGCGATATTGTTGACGGTAGTTATTTCTCAATTGATCCGGTCATTCTTACATTTAACGGTACGGATGAAGATGCGAAAATCGTTACTCCCAAATTTACCTCAAGTTTCGCTGTAGATAAATTCAGAAAAGAGTTAGATTTCAAAATCGAAACCGTATCAGGTAAAGAAATTAGTTATAAACGTGATTTGTTAAAGGGTGAAGGTTTTGCACCAAATTCTCGTGTTGAGGATAATCTTGCTAAATATAACGCAAGTAAAGCTGTTGCTTCAGTATCGGATTTTGCCAATGCGGCTTTAGAATCGAAAGGGCAAATGGTGATTGAAACCGCCAATGTGAAAGAAGAACAGTTACAAATTTTGTTCAAAAAAGCGGATAAAGAAACGCAAAAACGTTTCTTAGCATGGGCTAAAAAACAACAATAG
- the glpK gene encoding glycerol kinase GlpK codes for MTKEYIIALDQGTTSSRAVLLDKNANIVEVAQREFTQIYPQPGWVEHNPMEIWATQSSTLNEVVAKAGITSDKIAAIGITNQRETTIVWEKETGKPVYNAIVWQCRRTADTCAKLKADGHEAYIRKTTGLVVDPYFSGTKVKWILDNVEGAREKAERGELLFGTVDTWLVWKLTQGRTHVTDYTNASRTMLFNIHTKQWDDKMLELLDIPRSMLPEVKNSSEIYGETNIGGKGGVRIPVAGMAGDQQAALYGHLCVEAGQAKNTYGTGCFMLMNTGDEAVESKNGLVTTIACNAKGEPCYALEGSIFMGGASIQWLRDELKIIHDSKDSEYFATKVESTNGVYVVPAFTGLGAPYWDPYARGAILGLSRGANRNHIVRATLESIAYQTRDVLDAMQSDSGKHLATLRVDGGAVANNFLMQFQADILNANVERPVVREVTALGAAYLAGLAVGFWKDLQELRGKASIERTFIPDTDEAKRTRRYAGWKKAVKRALEWEEEA; via the coding sequence ATGACTAAAGAATACATTATTGCATTGGATCAAGGCACAACCAGTTCTCGTGCCGTGTTATTAGATAAAAATGCGAACATTGTTGAAGTGGCACAACGTGAATTTACTCAGATTTATCCTCAGCCGGGTTGGGTAGAGCATAACCCGATGGAGATTTGGGCAACGCAAAGTTCAACACTAAATGAAGTGGTAGCAAAAGCAGGGATTACGTCCGATAAAATTGCGGCAATCGGTATCACAAACCAACGTGAAACCACAATTGTATGGGAAAAAGAAACCGGCAAGCCGGTCTATAATGCGATTGTTTGGCAATGTCGCCGTACTGCGGATACTTGCGCAAAATTAAAAGCGGACGGACATGAGGCTTATATTCGTAAAACAACCGGTTTAGTGGTTGACCCATATTTTTCAGGTACAAAAGTAAAATGGATTTTAGATAATGTTGAAGGTGCAAGAGAGAAAGCTGAACGAGGTGAATTATTATTCGGTACGGTAGATACTTGGTTAGTTTGGAAATTAACCCAAGGTCGTACGCATGTTACCGATTATACCAATGCTTCTCGTACCATGTTATTTAATATTCACACCAAACAGTGGGACGATAAAATGTTGGAATTACTTGATATTCCTCGTTCTATGTTACCTGAAGTGAAAAATTCATCGGAAATTTACGGTGAAACCAATATCGGTGGTAAAGGTGGTGTGCGTATTCCTGTAGCCGGTATGGCGGGTGACCAACAGGCGGCGCTTTATGGTCATTTATGTGTTGAAGCGGGACAGGCGAAAAATACTTATGGTACAGGCTGTTTTATGTTGATGAATACCGGCGATGAAGCGGTTGAGTCTAAAAACGGTTTAGTCACTACTATTGCGTGTAATGCGAAAGGTGAACCGTGCTATGCACTGGAAGGTTCTATCTTTATGGGTGGTGCATCAATTCAATGGTTACGTGATGAACTGAAAATTATTCATGACAGTAAAGACTCGGAATATTTCGCTACTAAAGTGGAAAGTACGAATGGGGTTTATGTTGTACCGGCATTTACCGGATTAGGTGCGCCATATTGGGACCCGTATGCTCGAGGTGCGATTTTAGGGCTTTCACGTGGTGCAAACCGTAACCATATCGTGCGTGCTACATTAGAGTCGATTGCGTATCAAACTCGAGATGTACTCGATGCGATGCAGTCCGATAGCGGTAAACATTTGGCGACATTAAGAGTAGATGGCGGTGCAGTTGCTAATAACTTCTTGATGCAATTCCAAGCAGATATTCTGAATGCGAATGTTGAGCGTCCGGTTGTTCGTGAGGTGACAGCACTTGGTGCGGCATATCTTGCAGGGCTTGCGGTCGGATTCTGGAAAGATTTACAAGAATTACGAGGCAAGGCTTCGATTGAACGTACCTTTATTCCGGATACTGATGAGGCTAAACGTACTCGCCGTTATGCAGGATGGAAAAAAGCGGTGAAGCGTGCGCTTGAATGGGAAGAAGAAGCGTAA